The proteins below are encoded in one region of Streptomyces roseirectus:
- a CDS encoding sensor histidine kinase, giving the protein MSAGPDGGPRGEPWAGMRPFSIKTKLGALVVISVLITTGLSMIAVHTKTELRFIMVFSMIATLLITQFVAHSLTAPLDEMNLVARSISHGDYTRRVRENRRDELGDLAETINVMADELEAQDQHRKELVANVSHELRTPIAGLRAVLENVVDGIAEADTETMRTALKQTERLGRLVETLLDLSRLDNGVVPLRKRRFEVWPYLSGVLKEANMVASARAGMASGSGSHTRSDVHLHLDVSPPELTAHADPERIHQVVANLIDNAVKHSPPHGRVTLKARPGAYPDSLELEVLDEGPGIPRSEWHRVFERFNRGSVRRPHGPGSDGGTGLGLAIARWAVDLHGGRIGVAESERGCRILVTLPGESPVSG; this is encoded by the coding sequence ATGAGCGCCGGGCCGGACGGCGGGCCGAGAGGGGAGCCCTGGGCGGGTATGCGGCCGTTCTCGATCAAGACCAAGCTCGGGGCCCTGGTCGTCATCTCGGTGCTGATCACGACCGGGCTGTCGATGATCGCCGTGCACACGAAGACCGAGCTGCGGTTCATCATGGTCTTCTCGATGATCGCGACGCTGCTGATCACCCAGTTCGTGGCCCACTCGCTGACCGCCCCGCTGGACGAGATGAACCTGGTCGCCCGGTCCATCTCGCACGGCGACTACACGCGCCGGGTCCGCGAGAACCGGCGCGACGAGCTGGGCGACCTGGCCGAGACGATCAACGTCATGGCCGACGAGCTGGAGGCGCAGGACCAGCACCGCAAGGAGCTGGTCGCGAACGTCTCACACGAGCTGCGCACCCCGATCGCGGGCCTGCGCGCCGTCCTGGAGAACGTCGTGGACGGCATCGCCGAGGCCGACACCGAGACCATGCGGACGGCGCTGAAACAGACCGAGCGCCTGGGCCGGCTGGTGGAGACGCTGCTCGACCTGTCCCGGCTGGACAACGGCGTCGTCCCGCTGCGCAAGCGGCGGTTCGAGGTGTGGCCGTATCTGTCGGGCGTGCTGAAGGAGGCCAACATGGTCGCCTCGGCGCGCGCGGGCATGGCGTCGGGCTCCGGCAGCCACACCCGCTCCGACGTCCATCTGCACCTCGACGTCTCACCGCCCGAGCTGACCGCGCACGCGGACCCCGAACGCATCCACCAGGTCGTCGCCAACCTGATCGACAACGCCGTCAAGCACAGCCCGCCGCACGGCCGGGTCACGCTGAAGGCGCGGCCGGGCGCGTATCCGGACTCGCTGGAGCTTGAGGTGCTTGACGAGGGTCCGGGCATCCCGCGCTCCGAGTGGCACCGCGTCTTCGAGCGCTTCAACCGGGGTTCCGTGCGCCGTCCGCACGGTCCGGGGAGCGACGGCGGGACGGGGCTCGGGCTCGCGATCGCGCGCTGGGCGGTGGATCTGCACGGCGGCCGGATCGGGGTGGCCGAATCGGAGCGCGGATGCCGAATTCTCGTCACCCTTCCGGGGGAGTCTCCGGTCAGCGGTTGA